From one Amaranthus tricolor cultivar Red isolate AtriRed21 chromosome 17, ASM2621246v1, whole genome shotgun sequence genomic stretch:
- the LOC130804612 gene encoding proline-rich receptor-like protein kinase PERK15 — protein MSSLPPATLPEYNGGILNFPVPEFPGPAPMPISIPSIPPSLSPIFDPDSDPNPDPEPHPHPQPLPQATPTGISTRPETRPISEAPPFFVSPLTPKSSTITTLGPPSSLPTSAVLPSSAPVPTPVPQSPNGGALIPFSTESSTPPPILPGTTLSPPAAPLHGSINGVLTSTSSGDHQNIKTTDGSNNVANGFIMGLAVGGILLLLLVAVFGLLFLFCKRRYNNNSHNHGSSRRKHATIFSDFQEKNSLSQYTKRGSNNTQVHHNDNMINVATSKGSNMAITNGTSLTFVGPTFSSGKFTYNELMRATNGFSDENLIGQGGFGYVHKGVLLNGKEVAVKQLKIGGHQADREFRAEVEIISQVHHKHLVSLIGYCIAGAERLLVYEFVTNNTLDFHLHGKKQPVMDWPTRMRIAIGSAKGLAYLHEDCSPTIIHRDIKAANILLDFNFEAKVSDFGLAKIFSSSNPTVTHITTRVIGTFGYLAPEYVSSGKVTDKTDVYSYGVMLLELITGRPPITNFESVTNGSLVNWARPLLAQAIEDGKFDTLADPKLKNDYNVDEMANMIACAAACVRLSAWHRPRMSQVVRALEGNLPASDLDDGTRPGQNAMHLPNESLDFDARNYMEELKNMALTSNNDGYTSSSSRYSEDTSEYGLNSSASSTDFSDPSILRV, from the exons ATGTCTTCTCTCCCGCCGGCCACACTACCAGAATATAATGGCGGAATTCTAAACTTTCCGGTACCGGAATTCCCTGGACCGGCCCCAATGCCGATATCAATACCTTCAATACCACCATCATTATCTCCTATATTCGACCCAGACTCAGACCCAAACCCAGACCCAGAACCACACCCACATCCACAACCGCTCCCGCAAGCAACGCCAACCGGAATCTCTACGAGGCCCGAAACCCGGCCCATAAGTGAGGCACCCCCATTCTTCGTAAGCCCATTGACGCCTAAAAGTAGTACTATTACAACCCTTGGACCGCCATCATCACTTCCAACTTCTGCTGTTCTTCCTTCATCAGCACCTGTTCCAACGCCGGTCCCACAGTCTCCAAATGGCGGCGCGTTGATTCCATTCTCAACGGAATCATCTACGCCGCCTCCCATACTTCCTGGGACAACGTTAAGTCCTCCTGCAGCTCCTCTACATGGTAGTATCAATGGAGTCTTAACATCAACTTCATCAGGTGATCATCAGAATATTAAAACTACTGATGGGTCTAATAATGTAGCCAATGGGTTTATTATGGGGTTGGCTGTTGGTGGGATTTTGCTTCTGCTTCTTGTAGCTGTTTTTGGCCTTCTGTTTCTGTTCTGTAAGAGGAGATATAACAACAATTCTCATAATCATGGTTCTTCTAGAAGAAAGCATGCTACAATATTTAGTGATTTTCAAG AGAAAAATTCACTATCACAATACACAAAGCGTGGCTCTAATAACACTCAAGTGCACCACAATGACAATATGATCAATGTAGCCACTTCTAAGGGTTCAAACATGGCTATCACTAATGGGACCTCATTGACATTTGTGGGTCCCACCTTTTCAAGCGGGAAGTTCACGTACAATGAGTTAATGAGAGCGACCAATGGGTTCTCCGATGAGAACCTAATTGGACAAGGCGGTTTTGGGTACGTGCACAAAGGAGTACTTCTAAATGGGAAGGAGGTTGCAGTGAAACAGCTGAAAATTGGAGGGCATCAGGCAGATAGGGAGTTCAGAGCAGAGGTTGAGATAATAAGCCAAGTTCATCATAAGCATCTTGTTTCCTTGATTGGATATTGCATTGCTGGTGCTGAGAGATTGCTTGTTTATGAGTTTGTAACTAACAATACCTTGGACTTCCACTTACATG GAAAAAAGCAACCAGTGATGGATTGGCCTACTAGAATGAGGATTGCAATAGGCTCTGCAAAAGGATTAGCATATCTACATGAAGACT GTAGTCCTACAATCATTCATCGAGATATCAAAGCTGCTAATATCCTCCTCGACTTTAACTTTGAGGCAAAG GTTTCCGACTTTGGACTGGCGAAAATTTTCTCGAGTTCTAATCCCACTGTTACCCACATAACCACTCGAGTTATAGGAACTTTTGG GTACTTAGCCCCAGAATATGTATCAAGTGGTAAAGTTACTGATAAAACAGATGTGTATTCTTATGGGGTTATGCTCCTTGAGCTTATAACTGGCCGCCCACCCATCACCAACTTCGAATCTGTCACCAATGGAAGCTTGGTTAATTGG GCTCGACCCCTGCTAGCACAAGCTATTGAGGACGGAAAATTTGATACTCTAGCTGATCCCAAATTGAAAAATGATTATAATGTTGATGAAATGGCTAATATGATTGCCTGTGCTGCCGCTTGTGTTCGTCTTTCAGCTTGGCATAGGCCAAGAATGAGCCAG GTAGTGCGGGCTTTAGAGGGGAACCTCCCAGCATCAGACCTTGATGATGGAACTAGACCCGGGCAAAACGCGATGCATCTTCCCAACGAAAGCTTAGATTTCGATGCACGAAACTACATGGAAGAACTAAAGAATATGGCATTGACAAGCAACAATGATGGGTATACAAGTAGTTCTAGTAGGTACAGTGAGGATACTAGTGAATATGGTCTTAATTCCTCTGCCTCAAGCACTGATTTTAGTGATCCTAGTATTTTAAGAGTCTGA
- the LOC130804611 gene encoding serine/threonine-protein kinase RIPK-like yields the protein MWKNILPKCFHVMESKPISKPKSMIKNEPNKVVPATYPQRLSISDICNPDSEFSINDLSNSLIGSNVRVFSLDEVKIISNNFSYTGNFIGEGGFGVVYKGFIDDKVGPGSGVLKAQPVAIKVLDLHGSQGHKEWLAEVIYLGQLRHQNLVKLIGYCCENEQRILVYEYMARGSLDNHLFPKWSIAIPWLTRIKIALGAAKGLAFLHESSKSVILTDFKAANILLDSNFKAKLSDFGYARDGPKGDKGHVTPEHILGTEGYAAPEYLEAGHLTTMCDVYSYGVVLLELLTGKRCMDETRPRRERCLVEWALPYLKHPRHFNIIMDPRLEGQFSYQGAKVATALAYQCLSPNPKSRPMMSAVVKALEPLMKMDDIPIHFVYVVPKEIDTKECSNQVKNTKKDENRFRHNALHWKLNNAIL from the exons atgtGGAAGAACATTCTACCCAAGTGCTTCCATGTAATGGAATCAAAACCCATATCCAAACCCAAATCCATGATCAAAAATGAACCAAACAAAGTTGTACCAGCAACATATCCACAAAGGCTATCCATATCCGACATTTGTAACCCGGATTCGGAATTCTCCATTAATGACCTTTCTAACTCTTTGATTGGATCAAATGTTCGAGTGTTTAGTTTGGATGAGGTAAAGATCATTTCTAATAACTTCTCTTATACTGGTAACTTCATTGGTGAAGGCGGATTTGGTGTTGTGTATAAAGGGTTCATTGATGATAAggttggacccggatccggggTTTTAAAAGCTCAACCTGTGGCTATTAAGGTCTTGGATTTGCATGGTTCACAAGGGCATAAAGAGTGGCTG GCTGAAGTTATATATCTTGGTCAATTGAGACATCAAAATTTGGTGAAGTTGATAGGGTATTGTTgtgagaatgaacaaagaattcTTGTTTATGAATATATGGCTAGAGGCAGTTTGGACAACCACTTATTCCCGA AGTGGTCTATAGCCATACCATGGTTGACAAGAATAAAAATTGCGCTAGGAGCTGCCAAAGGTCTAGCATTTCTTCATGAATCTAGTAAATCTGTGATCTTAACAGATTTTAAGGCGGCAAATATACTCTTAGATTCT AATTTTAAAGCAAAGCTGTCAGATTTTGGGTATGCAAGAGATGGGCCAAAAGGAGATAAAGGTCATGTAACTCCAGAACACATACTAGGTACCGAAGGTTATGCTGCTCCTGAATATCTAGAGGCAG GTCATTTGACAACCATGTGTGATGTGTATAGCTATGGAGTAGTGCTTCTCGAGCTATTGACCGGAAAGAGATGTATGGACGAGACTCGTCCTAGACGAGAGCGTTGTCTAGTTGAATGGGCTCTGCCTTACTTAAAGCATCCACGACATTTTAACATAATTATGGACCCTAGGCTCGAGGGACAATTCTCATATCAAGGGGCAAAGGTAGCCACTGCGTTAGCATATCAATGCCTTAGCCCAAATCCTAAGTCGAGGCCTATGATGAGTGCGGTGGTTAAGGCCTTAGAGCCTTTGATGAAGATGGATGATATTCCTATTCATTTTGTCTATGTTGTGCCAAAAGAAATAGATACAAAAGAGTGTTCAAACCAAGTAAAAAATACGAAAAAGGATGAGAACAGATTTAGACATAACGCTTTGCATTGGAAGCTTAATAATGCCATACTATAG
- the LOC130804610 gene encoding ras-related protein RABG3c, translating to MASRRRMLLKVIILGDSGVGKTSLMNQFVNHKFTNQYKATIGADFLTKEVQIDDKLFTLQIWDTAGQERFQSLGVAFYRGADCCVLVYDVNVAKSFDNLNRWREDFLLQASPHDPENFPFVVLGNKTDVDGGNSRVVSAKKAKAWCASKGNIPYFETSAKDGTNVEAAFLCIAKNAIKNEPEEEVYLPDTIDMSGGQQQKSSGCDC from the exons ATGGCTTCTCGCCGACGAATGCTTTTGAAGGTCATCATTCTAGGTGACAGCGG TGTGGGAAAAACATCCTTGATGAATCA ATTTGTGAATCATAAGTTCACTAACCAGTATAAAGCCACAATTGGAGCTGATTTTTTGACTAAAGAAGTTCAGATCGATGACAAGCTTTTCACTTTGCAG ATATGGGATACAGCTGGGCAGGAAAGATTTCAAAGTCTTGGTGTGGCTTTCTATCGTGGTGCAGactgttgtgtgcttgtttatGATGTCAATGTCGCAAAATCGTTTGATAATCTCAACCGATGGCGGGAAGACTTTCTTCTACAG GCTAGTCCTCATGACCCAGAAAACTTCCCCTTTGTTGTGTTGGGGAACAAAACAGATGTAGATGGTGGAAACAGCAGAGTG GTGTCTGCAAAGAAAGCAAAGGCTTGGTGTGCCTCCAAAGGAAACATTCCCTACTTTGAAACATCTGCAAAAGATGGCACCAATGTCGAAGCTGCTTTTTTGTGCATTGCAAAGAATGCCATAAAAAATGAGCCTGAAGAAGAAGT ATATCTTCCCGACACCATTGACATGTCTGGTGGGCAGCAACAGAAGTCATCAGGATGTGATTGCTAG